ACGCCACCGCGGTTGGTGAAGGTCACGCGATAAAGCGGGCTCTCAACGGTCGTGGTGGTCTCGGCCGCAGCCAGCACGGCCGGGGTGGTCGCGGCTGCAGGTGCGTTGCCCGAGGCTGTCTGTCCTGGCGCGCTTGCCGGCGCGGCAGATGGCGCAGGGCTGTTCTTCTGCGCGGCAGGCGTGTGCTTCCCGTTGGGCGGCGCAGGTGGGGCGTTCTTCGAGCGGAAATACTGCAGCCCAAGGAAGATGGCGAGGAAAATGACGGCATAGATGAGCAGCGTCCGCGAGTCCGGTCCACCGCTCTGCTGATTGGGATTCTGTATTTCTGGCAAGACTACCTTTTCCTGACTGTCGTTGGATTCCAGTCTGACACTTCTATGTTAACGGGCATCGCGGCTTCGCGGTTCCCTGCGAGAGGCCTTTGCCTCGAAATTTGAGCCATTCGCACGCAGATGTGGGCCGCCAGGCTTTGGCCTCAGCGGCACAGGATCAAACCCTCCCCGGCTCAACGGATGGCAGCGCAACAGCCGCCACATCGCCATAACTGCACCT
The DNA window shown above is from Acidobacterium capsulatum ATCC 51196 and carries:
- the yidD gene encoding membrane protein insertion efficiency factor YidD → MRERLAAAGLAFYRGAVSPTLHALAPGGCRFQPTCSEYAAIAVAEWGLARGAVMAMWRLLRCHPLSRGGFDPVPLRPKPGGPHLRANGSNFEAKASRREPRSRDAR